The Pseudomonas berkeleyensis genome includes a region encoding these proteins:
- a CDS encoding RnfABCDGE type electron transport complex subunit G: MKQGLLLAALALATAGLLAALQHLAAPGIEQERQAASERQLLDLLPAGSYDNRPLQETIALPAGGLLGNPRAETGYLARLHGKPSAVLLPISARGYEGPIRLLVAISIDGRLIASKVLEQRETPGLADLTAPQRRSWLQHFNSLTADDDWQLKADGGSVDHIAGATITSRSVRDALQAALRFHAAELETTFRRAGATRQTTDGGLHPPYGVQKPAPLEGQP; encoded by the coding sequence ATGAAGCAGGGCCTGCTGCTTGCTGCCTTAGCCCTGGCCACCGCAGGGCTGCTCGCTGCCCTGCAGCATCTGGCCGCACCAGGCATCGAGCAAGAGCGCCAGGCCGCCAGCGAGCGCCAATTGCTCGACCTGTTGCCAGCCGGCAGCTACGACAATCGCCCATTGCAGGAAACCATCGCCCTGCCGGCTGGAGGCCTGCTCGGCAACCCACGCGCAGAGACCGGCTACCTGGCCCGTCTACATGGCAAGCCGAGCGCAGTGCTGCTGCCGATCAGCGCACGTGGCTATGAAGGGCCGATCCGCTTGCTGGTAGCAATCTCCATCGATGGCAGGCTGATCGCCAGCAAGGTGCTGGAGCAACGCGAAACGCCCGGTCTTGCCGATCTCACCGCCCCTCAACGCCGCTCATGGCTGCAGCACTTCAACAGCCTGACAGCGGACGATGATTGGCAATTGAAAGCCGATGGTGGGTCAGTCGACCATATCGCCGGTGCCACCATCACCTCGCGCTCGGTCAGGGACGCCCTGCAAGCCGCTCTGCGCTTTCATGCCGCCGAATTGGAAACGACTTTTCGTAGGGCGGGTGCAACCCGCCAGACCACTGACGGCGGTTTGCACCCGCCCTACGGCGTGCAGAAGCCTGCGCCTCTGGAAGGCCAGCCATGA